In Haliaeetus albicilla chromosome 12, bHalAlb1.1, whole genome shotgun sequence, a genomic segment contains:
- the RHOT1 gene encoding mitochondrial Rho GTPase 1 isoform X2, whose product MSLVSEEFPEEVPPRAEEITIPADVTPERVPTHIVDYSEAEQSDEQLYHEISQANVICIVYAVNNKNSIDKVTSRWIPLINERTDKDSRLPLILVGNKSDLVEYSSMETILPIMNQYTEIETCVECSAKNLKNISELFYYAQKAVLHPTGPLYCPEEKEMKPACIKALTRIFRISDQDNDGTLNDAELNFFQRICFNTPLAPQALEDVKNVVRKNLSDGVADNGLTLKGFLFLHTLFIQRGRHETTWTVLRRFGYDDDLELTPEYLFPPLKIPPDCTTELNHHAYLFLQSIFDKHDLDRDCALSPDELKDLFKVFPYMPWGPDVNNTVCTNERGWITYQGFLSQWTLTTYLDVQRCLEYLGYLGYSILAEQESQASAITVTRDKKIDLQKKQTQRNVFRCNVVGMKGCGKSGVLQALLGRNLIRQRQIRAEHKSYYAINTVYVYGQEKYLLLHDVSDSEFLTDAETICDAVCLVYDVSNPKSFEYCARIFKQHFMDSRIPCLVVAAKSDLHEVRQEYSISPAEFCKKHKMPPPQAFTCNTVDVPSKDIFVKLTTMAMYPHARLRCMCACNRCTFCICQNFLNSDLLQSVKNKLFTAVLNRLRPYIDELGAMLLADEESSIMQQVHAVNFVEDSIFMESSLGPRLLEDRHVTQADLKSSTFWLRASFGATVFAVLGFAMYKALLKQR is encoded by the exons ATGTCTCTTGTCAGTGAAGAATTTCCAGAAGAG GTTCCACCACGAGCTGAAGAAATCACCATTCCAGCTGATGTCACCCCTGAAAGAGTGCCAACCCACATAGTGGATTATTCAG aagcagagcaaAGTGATGAGCAGCTTTATCATGAAATATCACAG gCAAATGTGATTTGTATAGTATATGCTGTTAACAACAAGAATTCTATTGATAAG GTAACAAGTCGATGGATTCCTCTCATCAATGAAAGGACAGACAAAGATAGCAG gctgCCTCTTATATTAGTTGGAAACAAGTCTGATCTAGTGGAATATAGCAGTATGGAAACTATCCTTCCCATTATGAATCAATATACAGAGATAGAAACTTGTGTAGAG TGTTCAGCCAAAAACTTGAAGAATATATCTGAGCTATTTTATTATGCGCAGAAAGCTGTTCTACATCCTACAGGTCCTCTTTATTGCCCAGAGGAGAAAGAG ATGAAACCTGCCTGTATTAAAGCACTCACTCGCATTTTTAGAATTTCTGACCAGGATAATGATGGTACTCTCAATGATGCAGAGCTTAACTTCTTTCAG aGAATTTGTTTTAATACACCACTGGCACCTCAAGCTTTGGAAGATGTAAAGAATGTAGTCAGGAAAAACCTAAGTGATGGAGTTGCGGATAATGGATTAACATTAAAAG gttttctttttctacacacACTTTTCATTCAGCGAGGAAGGCATGAAACAACTTGGACTGTTTTGCGTCGATTTGGATATGACGATGACTTAGAGCTTACGCCAGAGTACTTGTTTCCTCC GCTAAAAATTCCTCCAGACTGCACAACAGAATTAAATCATCATGCATACTTGtttcttcaaagtatttttgatAAACATGATTTG GATAGAGATTGTGCTTTGTCTCCTGATGAATTGAAAGATCTGTTCAAAGTCTTCCCTTATATGCCATGGGGACCTGATGTTAACAACACTGTTTGTACAAATGAAAGGGGGTGGATTACATATCAAGGGTTTCTCTCTCAGTGGAC ACTAACCACATACTTAGATGTACAGCGTTGCCTGGAGTACCTGGGTTATTTAGGCTATTCAATACTTGCAGAACAAGAATCTCAAGCATCAGCAATTacag TAACAAGAGATAAAAAGATAGACcttcagaaaaaacagactCAGAGAAATGTTTTCCGATGCAATGTTGTTGGAATGAAAGGCTGTGGGAAAAGTGGAGTTCTTCAGGCTCTTCTTGGAAGAAATCTAATA agaCAGAGGCAAATACGTGCAGAACACAAATCTTACTATGCCATTAATACAGTCTATGTATATGGACAGGAGAAATACTTGCTG ctacATGATGTCAGTGATTCTGAATTTTTAACTGACGCTGAGACCATATGCGATGCTGTCTGCCTGGTATATGATGTCAGTAACCCGAAGTCTTTTGAGTACTGTGCCAGGATTTTTAAG CAGCACTTCATGGATAGCAGAATACCATGCTTAGTGGTAGCTGCAAAGTCTGACTTGCATGAAGTTAGACAGGAATATAGTATTTCTCCTGCTGAATTCTGCAAAAAACACAAAATGCCTCCACCTCAAGCCTTTACTTGTAATACGGTTGATGTGCCGAGTAAGGATATCTTTGTTAAACTGACAACTATGGCAATGTATCC CCATGCCCGGTTACGCTGTATGTGCGCCTGCAACAGGTGTACATTTTGCATCTGTCAGAACTTCCTCAACTCAGACTTGCTGCAATCTGTAAAGAACAAACTCTTCACTGCAGTTCTTAACAG GTTAAGACCCTACATAGATGAGTTGGGGGCCATGCTGTTAGCAGACGAGGAGAGCAGTATTATGCAGCAGGTGCACGCCGTCAACTTTGTAGAAGATTCCATCTTCATGGAGTCATCTCTTGGTCCACGTTTACTTGAAGACAG GCATGTGACACAAGCGGACCTGAAGAGCTCTACATTTTGGCTCCGAGCAAGTTTTGGTGCTACTGTCTTTGCAGTTTTGGGTTTTGCTATGTACAAAGCATTACTAAAGCAACGATGA
- the RHOT1 gene encoding mitochondrial Rho GTPase 1 isoform X7, with translation METILPIMNQYTEIETCVECSAKNLKNISELFYYAQKAVLHPTGPLYCPEEKEMKPACIKALTRIFRISDQDNDGTLNDAELNFFQRICFNTPLAPQALEDVKNVVRKNLSDGVADNGLTLKGFLFLHTLFIQRGRHETTWTVLRRFGYDDDLELTPEYLFPPLKIPPDCTTELNHHAYLFLQSIFDKHDLDRDCALSPDELKDLFKVFPYMPWGPDVNNTVCTNERGWITYQGFLSQWTLTTYLDVQRCLEYLGYLGYSILAEQESQASAITVTRDKKIDLQKKQTQRNVFRCNVVGMKGCGKSGVLQALLGRNLIRQRQIRAEHKSYYAINTVYVYGQEKYLLLHDVSDSEFLTDAETICDAVCLVYDVSNPKSFEYCARIFKQHFMDSRIPCLVVAAKSDLHEVRQEYSISPAEFCKKHKMPPPQAFTCNTVDVPSKDIFVKLTTMAMYPHARLRCMCACNRCTFCICQNFLNSDLLQSVKNKLFTAVLNRLRPYIDELGAMLLADEESSIMQQVHAVNFVEDSIFMESSLGPRLLEDRHVTQADLKSSTFWLRASFGATVFAVLGFAMYKALLKQR, from the exons ATGGAAACTATCCTTCCCATTATGAATCAATATACAGAGATAGAAACTTGTGTAGAG TGTTCAGCCAAAAACTTGAAGAATATATCTGAGCTATTTTATTATGCGCAGAAAGCTGTTCTACATCCTACAGGTCCTCTTTATTGCCCAGAGGAGAAAGAG ATGAAACCTGCCTGTATTAAAGCACTCACTCGCATTTTTAGAATTTCTGACCAGGATAATGATGGTACTCTCAATGATGCAGAGCTTAACTTCTTTCAG aGAATTTGTTTTAATACACCACTGGCACCTCAAGCTTTGGAAGATGTAAAGAATGTAGTCAGGAAAAACCTAAGTGATGGAGTTGCGGATAATGGATTAACATTAAAAG gttttctttttctacacacACTTTTCATTCAGCGAGGAAGGCATGAAACAACTTGGACTGTTTTGCGTCGATTTGGATATGACGATGACTTAGAGCTTACGCCAGAGTACTTGTTTCCTCC GCTAAAAATTCCTCCAGACTGCACAACAGAATTAAATCATCATGCATACTTGtttcttcaaagtatttttgatAAACATGATTTG GATAGAGATTGTGCTTTGTCTCCTGATGAATTGAAAGATCTGTTCAAAGTCTTCCCTTATATGCCATGGGGACCTGATGTTAACAACACTGTTTGTACAAATGAAAGGGGGTGGATTACATATCAAGGGTTTCTCTCTCAGTGGAC ACTAACCACATACTTAGATGTACAGCGTTGCCTGGAGTACCTGGGTTATTTAGGCTATTCAATACTTGCAGAACAAGAATCTCAAGCATCAGCAATTacag TAACAAGAGATAAAAAGATAGACcttcagaaaaaacagactCAGAGAAATGTTTTCCGATGCAATGTTGTTGGAATGAAAGGCTGTGGGAAAAGTGGAGTTCTTCAGGCTCTTCTTGGAAGAAATCTAATA agaCAGAGGCAAATACGTGCAGAACACAAATCTTACTATGCCATTAATACAGTCTATGTATATGGACAGGAGAAATACTTGCTG ctacATGATGTCAGTGATTCTGAATTTTTAACTGACGCTGAGACCATATGCGATGCTGTCTGCCTGGTATATGATGTCAGTAACCCGAAGTCTTTTGAGTACTGTGCCAGGATTTTTAAG CAGCACTTCATGGATAGCAGAATACCATGCTTAGTGGTAGCTGCAAAGTCTGACTTGCATGAAGTTAGACAGGAATATAGTATTTCTCCTGCTGAATTCTGCAAAAAACACAAAATGCCTCCACCTCAAGCCTTTACTTGTAATACGGTTGATGTGCCGAGTAAGGATATCTTTGTTAAACTGACAACTATGGCAATGTATCC CCATGCCCGGTTACGCTGTATGTGCGCCTGCAACAGGTGTACATTTTGCATCTGTCAGAACTTCCTCAACTCAGACTTGCTGCAATCTGTAAAGAACAAACTCTTCACTGCAGTTCTTAACAG GTTAAGACCCTACATAGATGAGTTGGGGGCCATGCTGTTAGCAGACGAGGAGAGCAGTATTATGCAGCAGGTGCACGCCGTCAACTTTGTAGAAGATTCCATCTTCATGGAGTCATCTCTTGGTCCACGTTTACTTGAAGACAG GCATGTGACACAAGCGGACCTGAAGAGCTCTACATTTTGGCTCCGAGCAAGTTTTGGTGCTACTGTCTTTGCAGTTTTGGGTTTTGCTATGTACAAAGCATTACTAAAGCAACGATGA